A stretch of Channa argus isolate prfri chromosome 16, Channa argus male v1.0, whole genome shotgun sequence DNA encodes these proteins:
- the crip2 gene encoding cysteine-rich protein 2: protein MASKCPKCDKTVYFAEKVSSLGKDWHKLCLKCDRCNKLLNAGGHAEHDGRPYCHKPCYAALFGPKGVNIGGAGSYVYDAPANNNQSTTGEDSASKAEEKRVYAPKAPSKAGGITTFSGEANMCPRCNKKVYFAEKVTSLGKDWHRPCLRCERCSKTLSAGGHAEHDGQPYCHKPCYAVLFGPKGVNTGGVGSYIYDKEPSAVTQP from the exons CTGAAAAGGTGTCATCCCTGGGGAAGGATTGGCACAAGTTGTGTCTCAAGTGTGACCGCTGCAACAAGCTACTGAACGCTGGAGGCCACGCTGAG CATGATGGAAGGCCTTACTGCCACAAACCGTGCTATGCTGCCCTCTTTGGACCAAAAG GTGTGAACATCGGTGGAGCAGGCTCGTATGTGTATGATGCTCCAGCAAACAACAACCAGTCTACCACTGGTGAAGATTCAGCCTCCAAAGCTGAAGAGAAGCGAGTTTATGCACCAAAGGCCCCATCAAAAG CTGGAGGCATCACCACTTTTTCTGGAGAGGCCAACATGTGTCCCCGATGCAACAAGAAGGTTTATTTTG CTGAGAAGGTGACATCACTGGGAAAGGACTGGCATCGACCCTGCCTTCGGTGTGAGAGGTGCAGCAAGACTCTGTCTGCTGGTGGCCATGCAGAG CATGACGGCCAGCCCTACTGCCACAAACCATGCTATGCTGTTCTGTTCGGGCCCAAAG GCGTGAACACTGGTGGTGTGGGCAGCTACATCTATGACAAGGAGCCCAGTGCAGTGACTCAGCCTTGA